In a single window of the Thunnus thynnus chromosome 9, fThuThy2.1, whole genome shotgun sequence genome:
- the LOC137189079 gene encoding POU domain, class 3, transcription factor 4-B-like, giving the protein MATAASSPYTLLSSSPMIHPDSQAMQPASPYRGHQKLLQSDYLQSVQSNGHPLGHQWASSLSEGSPWSASMEQQDVKPGREDLQLGIIHHRSPHVAHHSPHHNNHGNHPGAWGTPVSHNSSITSGQQINIYSQTGFTVNGMLDHGGLTPPPNPQGQGMHPGLRDTLSPEHSDLGGHHCHDHSDEETPTSDELEHFAKQFKQRRIKLGFTQADVGLALGTLYGNVFSQTTICRFEALQLSFKNMCKLKPLLNKWLEEADSSTGSSSSIDKIAAQGRKRKKRTSIEVSVKGVLETHFLKCPKPSAQEITSLADSLQLEKEVVRVWFCNRRQKEKRMTPPGEPPQHEGPYSHSGSAGDASSCHDL; this is encoded by the coding sequence ATGGCCACAGCTGCCTCCAGCCCCTACACCCTGCTCAGCTCCAGTCCCATGATCCACCCGGACAGCCAGGCCATGCAGCCTGCTAGCCCCTACAGAGGACACCAGAAACTCCTCCAGAGTGACTACCTGCAGAGCGTCCAGAGCAACGGGCACCCGCTCGGGCACCAGTGGGCGAGCAGTCTGTCGGAGGGCAGCCCCTGGTCGGCCTCCATGGAGCAGCAGGACGTCAAACCGGGGCGAGAGGACCTGCAGCTCGGCATCATCCATCACCGCTCCCCGCACGTAGCGCATCACTCCCCTCATCACAACAACCATGGCAACCACCCGGGAGCCTGGGGAACTCCGGTGTCCCACAACTCCTCCATCACCAGCGGGCAGCAGATCAACATCTACTCCCAGACGGGCTTCACTGTCAACGGCATGCTGGACCACGGTGGGCTCACACCTCCACCCAACCCGCAGGGCCAAGGCATGCACCCGGGCCTCAGGGACACACTCAGCCCCGAGCACAGCGACCTCGGCGGGCACCACTGCCACGACCACTCCGACGAGGAGACGCCGACTTCGGACGAGCTGGAGCACTTTGCCAAGCAGTTCAAACAGCGGAGAATCAAGCTGGGCTTTACGCAGGCGGACGTGGGTTTGGCTCTGGGCACGCTGTACGGTAACGTCTTTTCCCAAACCACCATCTGCAGGTTCGAGGCTCTGCAGCtgagctttaaaaacatgtgCAAACTAAAGCCGCTGCTGAACAAGTGGCTGGAGGAGGCAGACTCGTCAACAGGCAGCTCTAGCAGTATAGACAAGATAGCAGCtcaggggaggaagaggaagaagaggacgTCCATCGAGGTCAGCGTGAAGGGGGTCCTGGAGACGCACTTTCTCAAGTGTCCCAAACCCTCCGCGCAGGAGATCACCTCGCTGGCGGACTCGCTGCAGCTGGAGAAGGAGGTGGTGCGCGTGTGGTTCTGCAACCGGAGGCAGAAGGAGAAACGCATGACGCCGCCTGGAGAGCCGCCGCAACACGAGGGACCGTATTCTCACAGCGGGAGCGCGGGAGACGCCTCCTCGTGCCACGATCTCTGA